A genomic segment from Glycine soja cultivar W05 chromosome 18, ASM419377v2, whole genome shotgun sequence encodes:
- the LOC114396562 gene encoding cinnamoyl-CoA reductase 1-like, protein MSKVVCVTGASGAIGSWVALLLLQRGYTVHATVQDIKDENETKHLEEMEGAKSRLHFFEMDLLDIDSIAAAIKGCSGVIHLACPNIIGHVEDPEKQILEPAIKGTVNVLKAAKEAGVERVVATSSISSIMPSPNWPADKIKAEECWTDLEYCKQKGLYYPIAKTLAEKAGWEFAKETGFDVVMINPGTALGPLLPPRINSSMEMLVSVLKGGKETYEDFFMGMAHFKDIALAHILALENKKAAGRHLCVESIRHFSDLVDKVSELYPEYDVVKLPKDTQPGLLRASTKDASTKLIDLGLEFTPVDQIIKDAVESLKSKGYV, encoded by the exons ATGTCGAAGGTGGTTTGTGTCACCGGAGCCAGTGGCGCCATTGGATCATGGGTggccctcctcctcctccagcGTGGTTATACGGTCCATGCCACCGTCCAAGACATCA AGGATGAAAATGAGACGAAACATTTGGAGGAAATGGAAGGAGCAAAGAGTCGTCTCCATTTTTTTGAAATGGATCTTCTTGACATCGACTCCATTGCCGCTGCCATAAAGGGTTGCTCCGGCGTAATCCACCTCGCATGTCCTAACATCATCGGTCATGTCGAAGATCCTgag AAGCAGATACTGGAGCCGGCGATAAAAGGAACAGTTAATGTGTTGAAGGCGGCGAAGGAAGCGGGGGTGGAGCGCGTGGTGGCGACTTCGTCGATCTCATCCATTATGCCAAGCCCTAACTGGCCAGCTGATAAGATTAAGGCAGAAGAGTGTTGGACAGACCTTGAATACTGCAAACAGAAGGGG TTGTACTATCCCATTGCAAAGACTCTAGCAGAGAAAGCGGGTTGGGAATTTGCAAAGGAGACAGGTTTTGATGTTGTCATGATAAACCCTGGTACAGCTTTGGGCCCTCTGCTTCCACCAAGAATCAATTCAAGCATGGAAATGCTTGTTAGTGTTCTCAAAG GGGGCAAAGAGACGTACGAGGACTTCTTTATGGGAATGGCTCACTTCAAAGACATAGCATTGGCACATATTTTGGCACTTGAGAACAAGAAAGCAGCAGGAAGGCACTTGTGTGTGGAATCTATTCGTCACTTTAGTGATCTTGTGGACAAGGTTTCTGAGTTATACCCTGAATACGATGTGGTCAA GTTGCCAAAGGATACCCAGCCAGGGTTGTTGAGGGCAAGTACAAAGGATGCATCAACAAAGCTGATTGATTTAGGTCTAGAGTTCACTCCTGTAGACCAAATCATCAAGGATGCAGTGGAGAGTCTGAAGAGCAAGGGCTATGTCTGA